One segment of Gordonia terrae DNA contains the following:
- a CDS encoding MFS transporter: MSDTTTADTYEQLAPDPNSPEGKKLLRKAIGASAIGNATEWYDYGVYAAASVYLTQAFFPGDFGTVGTMLGFAISFVLRPLGGMVWGPIGDRIGRKSVLAMTILLISGATALIGLLPTHASIGFWAPVLLILLRVIQGFSTGGEYGGAATFMAEYAPDNKRGKYGSFLEFGTLAGFCGGTLFVLLLQLALTDSQMDQWGWRIPFLLALPMGLIGLYLRSQMEDTPVFQELEQDNEIKGSAWTRFKDLLVNYRRPIITMFGLVIALNVANYTLLAYQPTYLQNTIDLSETSASVVNLIGQLVMMLLIPFFGWWSDSTGRKPMWWGSLIGLFVLALPLYWLMGQGFAWAIVAFVILGVLYIPQLATISATFPAMFPTQVRYAGFAISYNVATAAFGGTAPLVNDAVVESTDWNLFPAVYMMGACAIGMVALCFLKETAGASLRGTEIPSLENDFAALQGQKVGK, from the coding sequence ATGAGCGACACGACGACAGCAGACACATACGAGCAGCTCGCACCGGACCCGAACTCTCCCGAGGGCAAGAAACTCCTCCGAAAGGCCATCGGCGCCTCGGCGATCGGCAACGCCACCGAGTGGTATGACTACGGCGTCTACGCCGCGGCCTCGGTCTATCTGACCCAGGCATTCTTCCCGGGCGATTTCGGAACCGTCGGCACCATGCTCGGTTTCGCGATCTCCTTCGTGCTGAGGCCCCTGGGCGGCATGGTCTGGGGACCCATCGGCGATCGTATCGGCCGCAAATCCGTTCTCGCGATGACCATCCTGCTCATCTCCGGCGCGACCGCGCTGATCGGTCTGCTGCCCACACACGCGTCCATCGGCTTCTGGGCGCCGGTCCTGCTGATCCTGCTCAGGGTGATCCAGGGCTTCTCCACCGGCGGTGAATACGGCGGTGCCGCAACGTTCATGGCCGAGTACGCGCCCGACAACAAGCGCGGCAAGTACGGATCGTTCCTCGAATTCGGAACGCTGGCCGGCTTCTGCGGCGGCACACTGTTCGTCCTGCTGTTGCAGCTGGCGCTGACCGACAGCCAGATGGACCAGTGGGGCTGGCGTATCCCGTTCCTGCTCGCTCTCCCGATGGGCCTGATCGGTCTCTACCTGCGGTCGCAGATGGAAGACACCCCCGTGTTCCAGGAACTGGAGCAGGACAACGAGATCAAGGGGTCGGCCTGGACCCGGTTCAAGGACCTGCTGGTCAACTACCGGCGTCCGATCATCACGATGTTCGGTCTGGTGATCGCGCTGAACGTCGCCAACTACACCTTGCTGGCCTACCAGCCGACCTATCTGCAGAACACGATCGATCTGTCCGAGACCTCCGCCAGCGTCGTCAACCTCATCGGTCAGCTGGTCATGATGTTGCTGATCCCGTTCTTCGGATGGTGGTCGGATTCGACGGGCCGCAAACCGATGTGGTGGGGTTCGCTGATCGGCCTGTTCGTCCTCGCCTTGCCGCTCTATTGGCTGATGGGGCAGGGGTTCGCCTGGGCGATCGTGGCATTCGTCATCCTGGGCGTGCTCTACATACCGCAGCTCGCGACCATCTCGGCGACATTCCCGGCGATGTTCCCCACGCAGGTCCGGTACGCCGGTTTCGCGATCTCCTACAACGTCGCGACCGCCGCCTTCGGCGGCACAGCCCCGCTGGTCAACGATGCCGTCGTCGAGAGCACCGACTGGAACCTGTTCCCGGCGGTCTACATGATGGGCGCGTGTGCCATCGGCATGGTCGCCCTGTGCTTCCTGAAGGAGACCGCGGGGGCCTCGCTCCGCGGCACCGAGATCCCGAGCCTCGAGAACGATTTCGCGGCGCTGCAGGGTCAGAAAGTCGGGAAGTAG
- a CDS encoding GntR family transcriptional regulator, protein MTVTMKVGAETPGPEDPGVDRTVVHQPKRSKSPRRRVLSPLVQESTPAIIARKLHDAIANGDFAPGSQLTESGLAADLGVSRGPLREAMQRLTAEGLLVSHRNRGLFVVSMEDEDIRDMYVARTAVERAAAQQVIAHREQEAVQALGEAVDAMRDHIGEPNGAGMAEADMAFHQTLVEYAGSQRLSRLHETILVETRMCLRAMRGTYSSGKDRIDEHQALVDAIAAGDAAAADALMIEHMADGLRRLIGDGEDAANLQVARG, encoded by the coding sequence ATGACGGTGACGATGAAGGTGGGGGCCGAGACTCCGGGTCCGGAGGATCCGGGAGTTGATCGAACCGTCGTTCACCAGCCAAAACGGAGCAAATCGCCACGTCGCCGGGTGTTGTCGCCGCTGGTTCAGGAATCGACACCGGCGATCATCGCGCGTAAGTTGCACGATGCGATCGCAAACGGGGACTTCGCACCCGGCTCGCAACTGACGGAGTCGGGGCTGGCGGCCGACCTGGGCGTCAGTCGTGGTCCCCTCCGCGAGGCCATGCAGCGTCTCACCGCCGAGGGGTTGCTGGTCAGCCACCGCAACCGCGGGCTGTTCGTGGTGTCGATGGAGGACGAGGACATCCGGGACATGTACGTAGCGCGGACCGCCGTGGAACGTGCTGCCGCGCAGCAGGTGATTGCGCATCGCGAGCAGGAGGCGGTGCAGGCGCTGGGTGAGGCCGTCGACGCGATGCGTGACCACATCGGCGAGCCCAACGGCGCCGGGATGGCGGAGGCGGACATGGCTTTCCATCAGACCCTGGTGGAATACGCCGGAAGTCAGAGGCTTTCGCGCCTGCACGAGACGATTCTCGTGGAGACGCGAATGTGCCTGCGAGCCATGCGGGGAACGTATTCCTCGGGAAAGGATCGGATCGACGAACACCAGGCGTTGGTGGACGCCATCGCCGCGGGAGATGCCGCGGCGGCGGATGCTCTGATGATCGAGCACATGGCCGACGGGTTGCGTCGCCTGATCGGTGACGGCGAGGACGCCGCGAACCTTCAGGTGGCCAGGGGCTGA
- a CDS encoding DUF3830 family protein: MTEEQRTGARSRDDRFITVTLEKRGVRAVARMLDAEAPRTAAAVWDALPLGGQVFHGKFARNEIYTLLPAFAPAEPGMENTTITPIPGDLCYFTFDGVLENPAYGYDSGSAPAEHRLLIDLAVFYGRNNLLVNGDVGWVPGNVFATIVEGLDEFAAACNDVWMGGARGETLTYARHSR; this comes from the coding sequence GTGACGGAGGAACAGCGGACGGGCGCACGGTCCCGAGATGACCGATTCATCACCGTGACACTGGAGAAGCGAGGCGTGCGCGCGGTGGCGCGGATGCTGGATGCCGAGGCGCCGCGCACCGCCGCCGCGGTCTGGGACGCACTGCCGCTGGGAGGGCAGGTTTTCCACGGCAAGTTCGCGCGCAACGAGATCTACACGCTGCTGCCGGCCTTCGCTCCGGCGGAACCGGGGATGGAGAACACCACCATCACCCCGATCCCGGGTGATCTGTGCTATTTCACTTTCGACGGGGTGCTCGAGAACCCGGCCTACGGCTACGACAGCGGATCGGCCCCCGCCGAGCATCGGCTGCTCATCGACCTCGCGGTGTTCTACGGCCGCAACAATCTGCTGGTCAACGGCGATGTGGGCTGGGTCCCGGGCAACGTGTTCGCGACCATCGTCGAGGGTCTCGACGAGTTCGCAGCTGCCTGCAACGACGTCTGGATGGGCGGCGCGCGCGGGGAAACACTGACTTATGCGCGCCATTCACGGTAA
- a CDS encoding amidase, whose product MSDATRWLSATELAEAYRTGALTPETVATELLDAIEDVDPPINAFCLVDRGRTMAAAVESTARFAAGTPIGPLDGVPVSIKDLLLTAGWPTLRGSLMIEPDQMVWDTDAPAVARLREAGAVLLGKVTTPEFGWKGVTDSPRTGVTRNPWDTTRTSGGSSGGSAAALAAGLGPLSVGTDGGGSIRIPAAYCGVVGFKPTMGRVPMYPPSPFAPVAHVGPMTRTVSDCAALLDVLSGFDARDWSALPPSSTSMATAVHEVRDLADLRVGYSADLGFGSNDPGVQANTDRVASVLEQLGATVEKVDLGWDDPAWAYHVIWFAGAGVVVRGLGPHAAERVDPLLIEALERHRDLSAADVVGATALRMEIGTQMSLLHQEFDVLLTPSMPTVAFGAGRTVPDGSASPDWTSWTPYTYPFNLTGQPAISVPSGFADGLPTGAQFVGARHHDATVLRVAAAYEAAAGFTMLGDRP is encoded by the coding sequence ATGTCGGACGCCACGCGGTGGCTCAGCGCCACGGAACTGGCCGAGGCCTACCGTACCGGTGCGCTCACACCGGAGACGGTGGCCACGGAGCTGCTCGACGCCATCGAGGACGTCGATCCGCCGATCAATGCGTTCTGCCTGGTCGACCGGGGCCGGACGATGGCTGCGGCCGTGGAATCCACGGCGAGATTCGCGGCCGGGACGCCCATCGGTCCACTCGACGGAGTGCCCGTCTCGATCAAGGACCTCCTCCTCACCGCCGGATGGCCGACACTGCGCGGTTCGCTGATGATCGAACCCGATCAGATGGTCTGGGACACCGACGCGCCGGCCGTCGCCCGTCTGCGTGAGGCCGGTGCGGTGTTACTCGGCAAGGTCACCACGCCGGAGTTCGGCTGGAAGGGCGTGACCGACAGTCCGCGGACCGGTGTCACCCGCAACCCGTGGGATACGACGCGGACATCGGGCGGGTCGAGCGGGGGCAGTGCCGCGGCCCTCGCCGCCGGTCTGGGGCCGCTGTCGGTCGGCACCGACGGTGGCGGTTCCATCCGTATACCGGCCGCCTACTGCGGCGTCGTCGGGTTCAAACCCACGATGGGACGGGTGCCGATGTATCCGCCGAGTCCGTTCGCGCCGGTGGCACACGTCGGCCCGATGACACGGACCGTGTCGGATTGTGCTGCGCTGCTGGATGTTTTGAGCGGATTCGACGCGCGCGACTGGTCCGCCCTGCCCCCGTCGTCGACGAGTATGGCCACGGCGGTCCACGAGGTTCGCGACCTCGCGGATCTCCGTGTCGGGTACAGCGCCGATCTCGGATTCGGCTCGAATGACCCAGGTGTCCAGGCGAATACCGATCGGGTCGCATCAGTCCTCGAGCAGCTCGGGGCGACGGTGGAGAAGGTCGATCTGGGCTGGGATGACCCCGCCTGGGCCTATCACGTCATCTGGTTCGCCGGTGCCGGCGTCGTCGTGCGGGGGCTCGGCCCGCATGCCGCCGAGCGGGTGGATCCGCTGCTGATCGAAGCGCTCGAGCGCCACCGCGACCTCAGCGCGGCCGATGTCGTCGGTGCCACCGCCCTGCGGATGGAGATTGGCACCCAGATGAGCCTTCTCCACCAGGAATTCGACGTCCTGCTGACCCCGTCGATGCCGACCGTCGCATTCGGGGCCGGTCGCACGGTTCCCGACGGGTCGGCATCTCCCGACTGGACCTCGTGGACCCCCTACACCTACCCGTTCAATCTCACCGGCCAACCGGCGATCTCCGTGCCGAGCGGATTCGCCGATGGTCTGCCGACCGGGGCGCAGTTCGTCGGCGCACGCCATCATGACGCAACCGTTCTGCGCGTCGCGGCGGCGTACGAGGCGGCCGCCGGCTTCACCATGTTGGGGGATCGGCCGTGA
- a CDS encoding maleate cis-trans isomerase family protein, with amino-acid sequence MTTAVAMLYPGHAAEDDYELIEAAIGAAAPSLGVRLPVLITEVDSDDHTVEAMAAVGERGRLADGVRRALDHHPSAVMWACTSGSFVYGFHGARRQAADVADRAGRPASSTSLAFAGACRHLGLSRVAIAATYPEPLAARFIGFLADAGVEVVALRANDIGTATEAGTFDGDGLFEMLAAADCDSAQAIVVPDTALHTATWITGLEAYVGKPVLTANQVTAWEGLRLAGLSVEVPGLGSLFTSPPDPPAD; translated from the coding sequence GTGACAACTGCCGTCGCCATGCTGTATCCCGGCCACGCCGCCGAGGACGACTACGAACTCATCGAGGCGGCCATCGGTGCCGCGGCACCCTCCCTCGGGGTCCGATTGCCGGTCCTCATCACCGAGGTGGACTCCGACGATCACACCGTCGAGGCCATGGCGGCGGTCGGCGAACGGGGCCGCCTCGCCGACGGCGTTCGGCGAGCGCTGGACCACCATCCATCGGCGGTCATGTGGGCGTGCACCTCCGGCAGTTTCGTCTACGGCTTCCACGGCGCCCGACGCCAGGCCGCCGACGTCGCCGACCGGGCGGGCCGTCCGGCCTCGTCGACATCGCTAGCGTTCGCCGGGGCGTGCCGGCATCTCGGCCTGTCGCGGGTCGCGATCGCCGCGACCTACCCGGAGCCGCTGGCCGCCCGGTTCATCGGGTTCCTCGCCGACGCCGGTGTCGAGGTTGTTGCCCTGCGCGCCAACGACATCGGGACCGCCACCGAGGCAGGCACGTTCGACGGTGACGGGTTGTTCGAGATGCTCGCGGCTGCCGACTGCGATTCGGCACAGGCGATCGTGGTTCCCGACACCGCATTACACACCGCGACGTGGATCACCGGCCTCGAGGCCTACGTCGGCAAACCCGTGCTCACGGCGAACCAGGTCACCGCGTGGGAGGGGCTCCGGCTTGCCGGTCTCTCGGTCGAGGTGCCCGGCCTCGGGAGCCTGTTCACCTCTCCGCCCGACCCACCCGCTGATTGA
- a CDS encoding HNH endonuclease signature motif containing protein — MWTDLPGEFVAGVDPACAAETDMVMLMAGLDASRRGESYLAWHRYQTIAVMVDRLVTTSASGFVMDGHADCAARIARQAAVSRRQAEILIDDATALRDRLPEVADTLRDGILSQWQIRLIISRTELIPADDPITPGLDAEIAATIRRRSGVWDRARLRDMVDRLVFRHDPDAVRQRRKDAMGQRGVWTHELPDGTAELTAVMSAENVRISAKAVRVLADAVCKRDGRKRGHRQSDAMFALLTRTAFECQCADDEPCTADIPDPQSVLDAIRAEVVIHVVTDAATLAGAPGVGFLDEHGIISDEHVRDLAARPDATLSPVTPARTQPTYVARSSDDAQRRTAGRPAPDETPQSDSENYPTAAQFDDSTDATTASVAVVYPATHPGNGYRPTTSCADFVRVRDGYCTEPGCTRSAFACDLDHVSEYDHTDPARGGATSSENLNAKCRPSHLLKTHGDWVDVQYRDEDGRLVTEYETPEGVTLPGDAETLEDTFPNLRRIRFEQAAQAPPTPHIIASADNSERPYSRLDAKLARRRHERARNKRAREELDRLDPPPF; from the coding sequence GTGTGGACCGATCTGCCGGGCGAGTTCGTCGCCGGGGTCGACCCTGCCTGCGCGGCCGAGACCGACATGGTCATGTTGATGGCCGGCCTCGACGCGTCACGACGCGGAGAGTCCTATCTCGCCTGGCATCGGTATCAGACGATCGCGGTGATGGTCGACCGCCTGGTCACCACCAGCGCGTCGGGATTCGTGATGGACGGCCACGCCGACTGCGCCGCCCGGATCGCCCGTCAAGCCGCGGTGTCGCGACGGCAGGCAGAGATACTCATCGACGACGCTACCGCGCTACGAGACCGGCTCCCCGAGGTCGCGGACACCCTGCGTGACGGGATCCTGTCGCAGTGGCAGATTCGGCTGATCATCTCCCGCACCGAGTTGATCCCCGCCGATGACCCGATCACCCCCGGCCTGGATGCCGAGATCGCCGCGACGATTCGCCGGCGCTCGGGCGTGTGGGACCGGGCGCGGCTACGGGACATGGTCGACCGACTGGTCTTCCGGCACGACCCCGATGCGGTACGCCAACGCCGCAAAGACGCGATGGGTCAACGGGGGGTGTGGACCCATGAACTGCCCGACGGCACCGCCGAACTCACCGCCGTGATGTCGGCAGAGAACGTGCGGATCTCGGCAAAAGCCGTCCGCGTCCTCGCTGATGCGGTATGCAAACGAGACGGGCGCAAGCGCGGGCACCGCCAGTCCGATGCGATGTTCGCGCTGTTGACCCGCACGGCATTCGAGTGCCAGTGCGCCGACGACGAGCCCTGCACCGCGGACATCCCGGACCCGCAGAGTGTCCTCGACGCGATCCGCGCCGAGGTCGTGATTCATGTGGTGACCGATGCCGCGACCCTGGCTGGTGCGCCGGGGGTGGGGTTCCTCGATGAGCACGGCATAATCTCCGATGAGCATGTGCGTGACCTCGCGGCCCGCCCGGACGCCACGCTGTCCCCGGTCACCCCGGCCCGCACCCAACCGACCTATGTGGCCCGCAGCAGCGACGATGCGCAGCGGCGGACCGCCGGGCGCCCGGCACCAGACGAGACACCGCAGTCCGACAGCGAAAACTATCCCACCGCAGCGCAATTCGACGACTCGACCGATGCCACCACCGCATCGGTCGCAGTGGTGTATCCGGCAACCCATCCCGGCAACGGGTACCGGCCGACCACGTCGTGCGCTGACTTCGTGCGGGTGCGGGACGGTTATTGCACCGAACCCGGCTGCACCCGTTCAGCGTTCGCCTGCGATCTCGACCACGTCTCCGAATACGACCACACCGACCCTGCCCGGGGTGGGGCGACGTCGAGTGAGAACCTCAACGCCAAATGCCGCCCCAGTCATCTCCTCAAAACCCACGGTGACTGGGTCGACGTGCAATACCGCGACGAAGACGGCCGCCTGGTCACCGAATACGAGACCCCCGAAGGGGTCACCCTGCCCGGGGATGCCGAAACCCTCGAAGACACCTTCCCCAACCTGCGGCGAATCCGGTTCGAACAAGCCGCTCAAGCCCCACCCACCCCACACATCATCGCTTCCGCCGACAACTCGGAGCGCCCCTATAGCCGACTGGACGCCAAACTGGCCCGCCGGCGACACGAACGCGCCCGCAACAAACGAGCCCGCGAAGAACTCGACCGCCTCGACCCGCCGCCGTTCTGA
- a CDS encoding aminoglycoside phosphotransferase family protein, whose product MIAASDIPAGLSDQAELGPLWADWLRRLPVTISGLLDEWALRRDGDELWHGFESLVVPVFDREGAPAVLKVAFDGDDEGAHEALGLHHWHGRGAVRMLRADPRRRAILLERLTRRDLTTVDDDEACLVVAGLYGRLHIPAPGRLTPLTAHLERWLDDLAGIPRDAPVPRRFVEQALSLGRDFLADAATVGVIVHGDLHHENVLADADGRWVAIDPSPMSGDAHYELAPMLWNRLDTRASDVRYDIRRRFSTITDAANLDPDRARDWVIVRMILHAHWAIEDADRASRALRPTDREWITTCVTVAKAVID is encoded by the coding sequence ATGATCGCCGCCTCCGACATCCCGGCCGGATTGTCGGATCAGGCCGAGTTGGGGCCGCTCTGGGCGGACTGGCTGCGACGCCTCCCGGTCACGATCTCGGGACTCCTCGACGAGTGGGCCCTGCGCCGCGACGGCGACGAGTTGTGGCACGGGTTCGAATCGCTCGTGGTCCCGGTGTTCGATCGCGAGGGTGCGCCGGCTGTCCTGAAGGTGGCGTTCGACGGAGACGACGAGGGCGCGCACGAGGCTCTGGGACTGCACCATTGGCACGGTCGTGGGGCGGTGCGAATGCTGCGCGCCGATCCCCGTCGCCGCGCGATCCTCCTCGAACGACTCACCCGACGCGACCTGACGACCGTCGACGACGACGAGGCCTGTCTGGTGGTCGCCGGTCTCTACGGCCGGTTGCACATCCCGGCGCCGGGCCGGCTCACGCCACTCACCGCGCATCTGGAGCGGTGGCTGGACGACCTGGCCGGCATCCCGCGCGACGCGCCGGTGCCGAGACGCTTTGTCGAGCAAGCGCTCTCCCTCGGCCGGGACTTCCTCGCCGACGCCGCCACCGTGGGCGTCATCGTGCACGGCGACCTCCACCACGAGAACGTCCTCGCCGATGCCGACGGCCGCTGGGTCGCCATCGATCCCAGCCCGATGTCGGGTGATGCACACTACGAACTCGCCCCCATGCTGTGGAACCGTCTGGACACGCGCGCTTCCGACGTGCGATACGACATCCGCCGGCGCTTCTCCACGATCACCGACGCAGCGAACCTCGATCCGGATCGTGCGCGCGACTGGGTCATCGTGCGGATGATCCTCCACGCGCACTGGGCGATCGAGGATGCCGACCGTGCGTCGCGCGCACTGCGCCCGACCGACCGTGAGTGGATCACGACGTGCGTCACGGTCGCGAAGGCAGTGATCGACTGA
- a CDS encoding response regulator translates to MNPETSTTDKTRVLVVDDEPQLLRALRINLNARGFAVTTAATGAAALTAAARENPHVVVLDLGLPDIDGLTVLEGLRGWTTVPVIVLSARTDAADKVVALDSGADDYVTKPFGMEEFLARLRAALRRGSASNATSESPVVDAGAFVVDLAAKQVTRGGVPVHLTPTEWGILELLVRHEGKLVSQSDILTSVWGPGYLGQSNYLRVYLASLRRKLEEDPAHPRHLLTEAGMGYRFVRSGPG, encoded by the coding sequence ATGAACCCGGAGACATCGACGACCGACAAGACGAGGGTCCTGGTCGTCGACGACGAGCCGCAGTTGTTGCGGGCCTTGCGGATCAACCTCAACGCGCGCGGCTTCGCGGTGACGACCGCGGCCACCGGTGCCGCCGCGCTGACGGCGGCGGCGCGGGAGAACCCGCACGTGGTGGTGCTCGATCTGGGCCTGCCCGACATCGACGGCCTGACGGTTCTCGAGGGGTTGCGCGGATGGACGACCGTTCCCGTCATCGTCCTGTCGGCGCGGACCGATGCCGCCGACAAGGTCGTCGCCCTGGACTCGGGGGCCGATGACTATGTGACGAAACCCTTTGGCATGGAGGAGTTCCTGGCCCGGTTGCGGGCCGCACTGCGGCGTGGCTCCGCGTCGAACGCGACGTCGGAGTCCCCGGTGGTGGACGCGGGCGCGTTCGTCGTCGACCTCGCCGCGAAACAGGTGACTCGCGGGGGAGTTCCGGTCCATCTCACGCCGACCGAGTGGGGCATCCTGGAACTGCTGGTACGTCACGAGGGAAAGCTGGTGTCGCAGAGCGATATCCTGACCTCGGTCTGGGGTCCGGGATATCTCGGTCAGAGCAACTATCTGCGCGTCTACCTGGCGAGCCTGCGGCGCAAACTCGAAGAGGATCCAGCACATCCCCGCCACCTCCTCACCGAGGCCGGGATGGGCTACCGATTCGTCCGGTCGGGGCCGGGATGA